CGGTTCATAGATCCATTTTCTGACTGCTGTAAGGGCTTCCTGAATGAGCAGATTATGGCCGCTGATGGCGCGGGTTTCATTCACCCGGCCGAAAATATCGGTTCTGGCTTCGATTACGACTTCGCCCGCTACTCTGGATAGGATTGCCAGAGGTGGATAATCTGGATTCACGCGTTTGATCAACCGTGGAGCCCGTACAATTGTTTTTGTTCCAGCTTCTGGAATGATTTCATCAGTCTTGATCTCTTCCCCCATCTTCCAGGGCGATTTCGGATCTATACCTTCAATTCCCGGGCCGACAGGTTCTTGAGGGATCAATTTGGTTGGATCTTCTTCGCTGACTTTGGCTGGAACTTTTCCCGGCGCGGTCAAGACAATGGGGCCTTCCCCATGGCCGGTTGATTTTCCCCCTTTGGGCGGTTCAGCATTTGTGGTACCTGGTCGCCCTCTCCGTCCACCCGGGCCGGGCGGCACGCCGGGCAGGATCGGCGAAGTGATCCGAATCATGGTGGGTTTAAACCTGGGCAGCTTACTCTCGGCCTGCAGTATCGGCATCACGATAACAGTAATGATTAAAGCGGCGTGGAGGAGTAGGGAAAAGGAGAAGGTCAACCCTTTGCGCACATTTTTTTTACTTGCCTCGTTTCCGGAAAGAAAGATGTCAAACATGGTTCACCTCCCTTCAAATGTCCCACGACTATTATGTGCTATTGGCAGGGAAGAGAAATCCGGAATCATGATTCAAGACACTTTTTGGCGAAGAAATTTCAGGCATAGTTTACTCGTCAGGTGTCACCAGTTGTTTATACAAATATGAAGTATTAATAAATGATTTCAGAAACTTCGCCAGGAAGTGTTTCTCCCCAATTGCCCCTCAAGGTTCTTTTTGCTAACCCCCTGCGCAGCCATTCCCGGTATTGCCGGCGCGGAATAGACCGGGCGCCCCAAGCGGCCAGGTGCGGCGAGTGCAGCTGGCAGTCGATGAGGACGAATTCCATTTTTCTTAAAATCAGGGCTAAGGCGACCAGGGCCGCCTTGGAGGCATTGGCTTCATCGTGAAACATCGATTCGGCGAAAAAGCAGTGCCCTAGGGATATTCCGTAAAGGCCGCCAACGAGTCGCTGCCCGTGCCATGCTTCAAGGGAGTGGGCATAACCCAGCCGGTGCATCATGACAAAGGCGCGGCGCATCTCCGGCGTGATCCAGGTCCCGTCCTGACCAAGCCGCGGCCGGGCGCAGCCAGCGATGACTTCCGCGAAGGCGCGGTCGAAGCTCAGGCAGAATATTTTTTTATCCAGGATTTTTTTCAGGCTGCGCGGCATATGGACCTCGTCCGGGAACAGGACGAAGCGC
This genomic stretch from Candidatus Aminicenantes bacterium harbors:
- the aat gene encoding leucyl/phenylalanyl-tRNA--protein transferase, producing MPVFNLSAKNDFPPAERADAEGLLAVGGDLSPQRLLRAYGRGIFPWYEAGQPILWWSPDPRFVLFPDEVHMPRSLKKILDKKIFCLSFDRAFAEVIAGCARPRLGQDGTWITPEMRRAFVMMHRLGYAHSLEAWHGQRLVGGLYGISLGHCFFAESMFHDEANASKAALVALALILRKMEFVLIDCQLHSPHLAAWGARSIPRRQYREWLRRGLAKRTLRGNWGETLPGEVSEIIY
- a CDS encoding TonB family protein encodes the protein MFDIFLSGNEASKKNVRKGLTFSFSLLLHAALIITVIVMPILQAESKLPRFKPTMIRITSPILPGVPPGPGGRRGRPGTTNAEPPKGGKSTGHGEGPIVLTAPGKVPAKVSEEDPTKLIPQEPVGPGIEGIDPKSPWKMGEEIKTDEIIPEAGTKTIVRAPRLIKRVNPDYPPLAILSRVAGEVVIEARTDIFGRVNETRAISGHNLLIQEALTAVRKWIYEPYLVNGIPMPVQFTVTITFNLKIR